One window of Opisthocomus hoazin isolate bOpiHoa1 chromosome 15, bOpiHoa1.hap1, whole genome shotgun sequence genomic DNA carries:
- the NUDT16L1 gene encoding tudor-interacting repair regulator protein isoform X2 has protein sequence MAAMGAMAAMGTLPAGTGALPPLPTLGVPGVPELKPLTRYEAMRLGPGWSHSCHAMLYAPNPGMLFGRIPLRYAVLVMGMVRVPLYTQKDRMGGLPNFLGNSFVGTAKFQLLFALKILNMVPEEKLAEAVAATQKPKKPAIDQAAGNAPAAKPPNELAASAKTGNELADRAENQAAAQAVAEAAELPAAGLESGAVAEQLVAEAAEQPVGLGADAVALEQPVAEPME, from the exons ATGGCGGCCATGGGGGCGATGGCGGCCATGGGGACGCTGCCGGCGGGCACGGgcgcgctgccgccgctgccgacGCTCGGGGTGCCGGGCGTGCCCGAGCTGAAGCCGCTGACGCGGTACGAGGCGATGCGGCTGGGCCCGGGCTGGAGCCACTCGTGCCACGCCATGCTGTACGCGCCCAACCCGGGCATGCTGTTCGGCCGCATCCCGCTGCGCTACGCCGTGCTG GTGATGGGCATGGTCCGCGTCCCCCTCTACACCCAGAAGGACCGGATGGGTGGGCTGCCCAACTTCCTGGGCAACTCCTTCGTTGGAACCGCCAAATTCCAGCTGCTCTTTGCCCTGAAGATCTTGAACATGGTGCCGGAAGAGAAGTTGGCCGAGGCGGTGGCCGCCACGCAGAAGCCGAAGAAGCCGGCCATCGACCAGGCAGCAGGGAACGCGCCTGCCGCTAAGCCGCCGAACGAGCTGGCGGCATCTGCTAAAACAGGCAACGAATTGGCAGACAGGGCAGAGAACCAGGCGGCTGCGCAGGCAGTGGCCGAGGCGGCGGAGCTGCCGGCAGCCGGGCTGGAGAGCGGGGCTGTGGCGGAGCAGCTGGTGGCCGAGGCGGCGGAGCagccggtggggctgggggcagacgCTGTGGCGTTGGAGCAGCCGGTGGCTGAGCCGATGGAGTGA
- the NUDT16L1 gene encoding tudor-interacting repair regulator protein isoform X1 has protein sequence MAAMGAMAAMGTLPAGTGALPPLPTLGVPGVPELKPLTRYEAMRLGPGWSHSCHAMLYAPNPGMLFGRIPLRYAVLMQMRFDGLLGFPGGFVDRRYWSLEDGLNRVLGLGLGCVRLTEADYLCSHLTEGPHRVVAHFYARQLTLEELHTIEISAVHSRDHGLEVMGMVRVPLYTQKDRMGGLPNFLGNSFVGTAKFQLLFALKILNMVPEEKLAEAVAATQKPKKPAIDQAAGNAPAAKPPNELAASAKTGNELADRAENQAAAQAVAEAAELPAAGLESGAVAEQLVAEAAEQPVGLGADAVALEQPVAEPME, from the exons ATGGCGGCCATGGGGGCGATGGCGGCCATGGGGACGCTGCCGGCGGGCACGGgcgcgctgccgccgctgccgacGCTCGGGGTGCCGGGCGTGCCCGAGCTGAAGCCGCTGACGCGGTACGAGGCGATGCGGCTGGGCCCGGGCTGGAGCCACTCGTGCCACGCCATGCTGTACGCGCCCAACCCGGGCATGCTGTTCGGCCGCATCCCGCTGCGCTACGCCGTGCTG ATGCAGATGCGATTTGACGGACTGCTGGGCTTTCCCGGGGGGTTCGTGGATCGCCGTTACTGGTCCCTGGAGGACGGTCTGAATCGGGTGCTGGGCTTGGGTTTGGGCTGTGTGCGCCTGACGGAAGCTGACTATCTGTGCTCGCACCTGACAGAGGGGCCACATCGCGTGGTGGCACACTTCTACGCCAGGCAGCTGACCCTGGAGGAGCTGCACACCATCGAGATCAGCGCGGTGCATTCCCGAGACCACGGGCTGGAG GTGATGGGCATGGTCCGCGTCCCCCTCTACACCCAGAAGGACCGGATGGGTGGGCTGCCCAACTTCCTGGGCAACTCCTTCGTTGGAACCGCCAAATTCCAGCTGCTCTTTGCCCTGAAGATCTTGAACATGGTGCCGGAAGAGAAGTTGGCCGAGGCGGTGGCCGCCACGCAGAAGCCGAAGAAGCCGGCCATCGACCAGGCAGCAGGGAACGCGCCTGCCGCTAAGCCGCCGAACGAGCTGGCGGCATCTGCTAAAACAGGCAACGAATTGGCAGACAGGGCAGAGAACCAGGCGGCTGCGCAGGCAGTGGCCGAGGCGGCGGAGCTGCCGGCAGCCGGGCTGGAGAGCGGGGCTGTGGCGGAGCAGCTGGTGGCCGAGGCGGCGGAGCagccggtggggctgggggcagacgCTGTGGCGTTGGAGCAGCCGGTGGCTGAGCCGATGGAGTGA